CCGATGAAAATCCCCAATCCGGTACTGTCAATATAATTAACTTCTGACAAGTCGACAATTAAATCTTTTTCCACTTGTTCAGCCAGAGGTGTTATCGCCTCCTTTAGTTTTGTTGCCGTATATACATCAACTTCTCCTGACAAATAAGCGGTATTAGTCCGCTCACCTTCAGTTATATTAATTTCTAAATTCATCATGTCCCCTCCTCAAAATCTCATTCTTTTTGTCACTCTACCTTAATACCACTAATTTAATTTCACTAAACCTTTCGCCGTAAAATTAATAGGGTAAAATCATCCCTCAATTGGAACTCCTGTGCTTTTTCTAAATCTTGATAGATTTCTTCAACAATTTGTTGAGCCGAAAGATGTTTATATTGGCGAATCATTTGAACCAGTTGTTCTCGCTCAATAAACTCACCATTTACACGACACTCTGTCACGCCGTCCGATAATAACACGATAAAGTCG
The DNA window shown above is from Salipaludibacillus agaradhaerens and carries:
- a CDS encoding STAS domain-containing protein, with the translated sequence MMNLEINITEGERTNTAYLSGEVDVYTATKLKEAITPLAEQVEKDLIVDLSEVNYIDSTGLGIFIGTLKAAEKSDTLLRLTGLNDRVKRLFEITGLNEVIDIDAEKKEEA